A region of Streptomyces deccanensis DNA encodes the following proteins:
- a CDS encoding DUF4394 domain-containing protein: MRKQAVIGVLTMAVAIGTVGAVGTGALGGSDVSRGSAASMGVSASGSSGSGAEVESKGGILGRGAKVPGGLKAVGLTADQRLVVFGVDKPGAAVPLGRVRGLKDDTRLVGIDYRVQNNKLYGVGDKGGVYTLREVGAKATKVSQLTVALQGTAYGVDFNPAANRLRVISDTGQSLRHNLDDPQGAPAAGATAVDGVLTNPPVPPATAGVTARGVTGAAYTNNDLDAATATTLFDLDTAQDQISVQSPANAGNLAPTGKLGVDAPLNTGFDIYGSARSGGNAGYAVTGARLFSVDLLTGQARSTGAFPKGRQVVDLAIPLRQG, from the coding sequence ATGCGCAAGCAAGCGGTCATCGGCGTACTGACCATGGCGGTGGCGATCGGGACGGTCGGTGCCGTCGGAACCGGGGCACTGGGGGGATCCGACGTGTCGCGCGGATCGGCGGCGTCCATGGGGGTCTCGGCGAGCGGCTCCTCGGGCTCCGGGGCCGAAGTCGAGTCCAAGGGCGGAATCCTCGGCCGTGGCGCGAAGGTGCCCGGCGGGCTGAAGGCCGTCGGGCTCACCGCCGACCAGCGGCTCGTCGTCTTCGGCGTCGACAAGCCCGGCGCCGCCGTCCCGCTCGGCAGGGTCCGCGGCCTCAAGGACGACACCAGGCTCGTCGGCATCGACTACCGCGTCCAGAACAACAAGCTGTACGGCGTCGGCGACAAGGGCGGCGTCTACACCCTCCGCGAGGTGGGCGCCAAGGCCACCAAGGTCTCCCAGCTCACCGTCGCCCTCCAGGGCACGGCGTACGGCGTCGACTTCAACCCCGCCGCCAACCGCCTGCGGGTGATCAGCGACACCGGGCAGAGCCTCCGCCACAACCTGGACGACCCCCAGGGTGCCCCGGCCGCCGGCGCCACGGCCGTCGACGGTGTCCTCACCAACCCGCCGGTGCCGCCCGCCACGGCCGGGGTCACCGCGCGCGGGGTGACCGGGGCGGCGTACACGAACAACGATCTCGACGCCGCCACCGCGACCACCCTCTTCGACCTCGACACCGCGCAGGACCAGATCTCCGTCCAGTCCCCGGCCAACGCGGGCAACCTCGCCCCCACGGGCAAGCTCGGCGTCGACGCCCCGCTGAACACCGGGTTCGACATCTACGGCTCGGCGAGGAGCGGGGGGAACGCCGGGTACGCGGTGACGGGGGCGCGCCTGTTCAGCGTCGACCTGCTGACGGGGCAGGCGAGGTCGACGGGGGCCTTCCCGAAGGGCCGCCAGGTGGTGGACCTGGCGATACCGCTGCGACAGGGCTGA
- a CDS encoding glycine--tRNA ligase → MAADKIDTIVSLSKRRGFVFPCSEIYGGQRAAWDYGPLGVELKENIKRQWWRYMVTSREDVVGIDSSVILASEVWVASGHVATFSDPLTECTACHKRYRADHLEEGYEEKKGYAPANGLADINCPNCGNKGQFTEPKQFSGLLSTHLGPTQDTGSIAYLRPETAQGIFTNFAQVQTTSRRKPPFGIAQVGKSFRNEITPGNFIFRTREFEQMEMEFFVKPGEDEKWQEYWMQERWNWYTGLGLREENMRWFEHPQEKLSHYSKRTADIEYRFQFGGSEWGELEGVANRTDYDLGAHSKASGQDLSYYDQEAGERYTPYVIEPAAGVGRTMLAFLLDAYTEDEAPNAKGKLEKRTVLRLDHRIAPVKVAVLPLSRNPELSPKAKGLATALRQNWNIEFDDAGAIGRRYRRQDEIGTPYCVTVDFDTLDDNAVTVRERDSMKQERVSLDQIEGYLAARLVGA, encoded by the coding sequence GTGGCCGCCGACAAGATCGACACCATCGTCAGCCTGAGCAAGCGCCGTGGCTTCGTATTCCCGTGCAGCGAGATCTACGGCGGCCAGCGTGCCGCCTGGGACTACGGACCGCTGGGTGTCGAGCTCAAGGAGAACATCAAGCGTCAGTGGTGGCGCTACATGGTGACGTCGCGCGAGGACGTGGTCGGTATCGACTCGTCCGTCATCCTGGCCTCCGAGGTCTGGGTGGCCTCCGGCCACGTCGCCACCTTCTCCGACCCGCTCACCGAGTGCACCGCGTGCCACAAGCGGTACCGCGCGGACCACCTGGAAGAGGGGTACGAGGAGAAGAAGGGCTACGCCCCGGCGAACGGCCTGGCCGACATCAACTGCCCCAACTGCGGCAACAAGGGCCAGTTCACCGAGCCCAAGCAGTTCTCGGGTCTGCTCTCCACCCACCTCGGCCCCACGCAGGACACCGGCTCCATCGCCTACCTGCGTCCCGAGACCGCCCAGGGCATCTTCACCAACTTCGCCCAGGTGCAGACCACTTCGCGCCGCAAGCCGCCGTTCGGCATCGCCCAGGTGGGCAAGTCCTTCCGCAACGAGATCACGCCCGGCAACTTCATCTTCCGCACCCGCGAGTTCGAGCAGATGGAGATGGAGTTCTTCGTCAAGCCGGGCGAGGACGAGAAGTGGCAGGAGTACTGGATGCAGGAGCGGTGGAACTGGTACACCGGCCTGGGTCTGCGCGAAGAGAACATGCGGTGGTTCGAGCACCCGCAGGAGAAGCTCTCGCACTACTCCAAGCGCACCGCCGACATCGAGTACCGCTTCCAGTTCGGCGGCAGCGAGTGGGGTGAGCTGGAGGGCGTCGCCAACCGCACCGACTACGACCTCGGCGCGCACTCCAAGGCCTCCGGCCAGGACCTGTCGTACTACGACCAGGAGGCGGGCGAGCGCTACACGCCGTACGTCATCGAGCCGGCCGCCGGTGTCGGCCGCACGATGCTGGCGTTCCTCCTCGACGCGTACACCGAGGACGAGGCGCCCAACGCCAAGGGCAAGCTGGAGAAGCGGACGGTGCTGCGCCTCGACCACCGCATCGCCCCGGTGAAGGTGGCGGTCCTCCCGCTGTCCCGCAACCCCGAGCTGTCCCCGAAGGCGAAGGGGCTCGCGACGGCGCTGCGGCAGAACTGGAACATCGAGTTCGACGACGCGGGTGCGATCGGGCGGCGTTACCGCCGCCAGGACGAGATCGGTACGCCGTACTGCGTGACGGTGGACTTCGACACGCTCGACGACAACGCGGTGACCGTGCGGGAGCGGGACTCGATGAAGCAGGAGCGGGTGTCTCTCGACCAGATCGAGGGGTACCTGGCGGCTCGGCTCGTGGGCGCGTAG
- a CDS encoding isoprenyl transferase, whose amino-acid sequence MVVRGFLGRQRREYKAPTPHPSGARAPKLPGELVPEHVAIVMDGNGRWAKERGLPRTEGHKVGAERVLDVLQGSLEIGVRNISLYAFSTENWKRSPDEVRFLMNFNRDFIRKTRDQLDELGIRVRWVGRMPKLWKSVAKELQVAQEQTKDNDLLTLYFCMNYGGRAEIADAAQALAEDIRAGRLDPSKVNEKTFAKYLYYPDMPDVDLFLRPSGEQRTSNYLLWQSAYAEMVFQDVLWPDFDRRDLWRACMDFASRDRRFGGAVPNEELLAMEAAMKGRTEG is encoded by the coding sequence ATGGTGGTACGCGGGTTCCTCGGGCGTCAGCGCCGCGAGTACAAGGCGCCGACGCCGCACCCGTCCGGCGCCCGCGCGCCCAAGCTCCCCGGCGAGCTGGTCCCCGAGCACGTGGCGATCGTCATGGACGGCAACGGCCGCTGGGCCAAGGAGCGCGGGCTGCCGCGCACCGAGGGCCACAAGGTCGGCGCCGAGCGCGTGCTCGACGTGCTGCAGGGCTCCCTGGAGATCGGCGTGCGCAACATCTCCCTCTACGCCTTCTCCACCGAGAACTGGAAGCGCTCGCCCGACGAGGTCCGCTTCCTGATGAACTTCAACCGCGACTTCATCCGCAAGACCCGCGACCAGCTCGACGAACTCGGCATCCGGGTCCGCTGGGTGGGCCGGATGCCGAAGCTGTGGAAGTCGGTCGCCAAGGAACTCCAGGTCGCCCAGGAGCAGACCAAGGACAACGACCTGCTGACCCTGTACTTCTGCATGAACTACGGCGGCCGGGCCGAGATCGCCGACGCGGCCCAGGCCCTCGCCGAGGACATCCGCGCCGGCCGCCTCGACCCCTCCAAGGTCAATGAGAAGACCTTCGCGAAGTACCTGTACTACCCGGACATGCCGGACGTCGACCTGTTCCTGCGCCCCAGCGGCGAGCAGCGCACCTCCAACTACCTGCTCTGGCAGAGCGCGTACGCCGAGATGGTCTTCCAGGACGTGCTGTGGCCCGACTTCGACCGCCGTGACCTGTGGCGGGCGTGCATGGACTTCGCCTCCCGCGACCGCCGCTTCGGCGGTGCCGTCCCGAACGAGGAACTGCTCGCGATGGAAGCCGCGATGAAGGGCCGGACGGAGGGCTGA
- a CDS encoding metal ABC transporter substrate-binding protein has product MNAVRRRLLIPAAATAAAALGLTTLTACGGDTAAAGNTDKFDVVASFYPMAFLAEQIGGKHVNVTSLTQPGQEPHDLEISAKQTAALQESDAVLYLKGLQPSVDEAIEQSGHETKIDAATLTTMEHHGNEVGGHSAEHDDHENEELEGKDPHVWLDPVKYAEVAKGVGAAFEKADPDHADTYKTNTEALVEKLGALNDQFTNGLKNTDTKVFITTHAAFGYLAERYGLTEEAISGLDPESEPSAARVKDLEKMAKADGVTTVFYETLVSDKTAKTIAADANLKTDVLDPIEGITDKSRGKDYFAVQEANLKALQAALGAK; this is encoded by the coding sequence ATGAACGCAGTACGACGACGACTTCTGATACCCGCGGCGGCGACCGCGGCCGCCGCCCTCGGGCTCACCACTCTCACGGCCTGCGGTGGCGACACCGCCGCCGCGGGCAACACCGACAAGTTCGACGTCGTCGCGTCGTTCTACCCGATGGCCTTCCTCGCCGAGCAGATCGGCGGGAAGCACGTGAACGTCACCAGTCTGACCCAGCCCGGTCAGGAGCCGCACGACCTGGAGATCAGCGCCAAGCAGACGGCCGCGCTCCAGGAGTCGGACGCCGTGCTCTACCTCAAGGGCCTGCAGCCCTCCGTCGACGAGGCGATCGAGCAGTCCGGCCACGAGACGAAGATCGACGCCGCGACGCTGACCACCATGGAGCACCACGGCAACGAGGTCGGCGGCCACTCGGCCGAGCACGACGACCACGAGAACGAGGAGCTGGAGGGCAAGGACCCCCACGTCTGGCTCGACCCCGTGAAGTACGCCGAGGTCGCCAAGGGTGTCGGCGCCGCCTTCGAGAAGGCCGACCCGGACCACGCGGACACCTACAAGACCAACACCGAGGCCCTGGTCGAGAAGCTGGGCGCGCTGAACGACCAGTTCACCAACGGTCTGAAGAACACCGACACCAAGGTCTTCATCACCACCCACGCCGCCTTCGGCTACCTCGCCGAGCGCTACGGCCTCACCGAGGAGGCCATCTCCGGTCTCGACCCCGAGTCCGAGCCGAGTGCCGCCCGGGTCAAGGATCTTGAGAAGATGGCGAAGGCCGACGGTGTGACCACGGTGTTCTACGAGACACTGGTCAGCGACAAGACCGCGAAGACCATCGCCGCCGACGCGAACCTCAAGACCGACGTCCTCGACCCGATCGAGGGCATCACCGACAAGTCGCGCGGCAAGGACTACTTCGCGGTCCAGGAAGCCAACCTCAAGGCCCTCCAGGCGGCCCTGGGAGCCAAGTGA
- a CDS encoding endonuclease/exonuclease/phosphatase family protein, with product MTIRIATFNAENLFCRPTVFGLDGDERRREILDDFNELVGLLDKEIYQEADRERIAELIVKHDAHDARADDRPFFVNQPRGGAKLYTVPASGGPTVKIVAKGRPKWSGWAELRRDDIGWAAVENTARVMAEVDADILLTVEVEDRLTLDRFNTQVLGGAVGGTPYPFNLLVDGNDSRGIDVGILSRFPITSVRSHIFDPGANGRPVFSRDCPEFEVEVAGEPLWILGNHFKSKGFGNAAENDRRRKAQATRVREIYEAALARSPRVVVAGDLNDSLASPPIRLLLDAGLREAMTHDSYGAQPPGTHGTGKRDEQKLDYLMFSPELWDRVTHVGVERRGIWAPRTFESFTTVTSKTDQASDHAALFADVDL from the coding sequence ATGACCATCCGAATCGCCACCTTCAACGCCGAGAACCTCTTCTGCCGACCGACGGTGTTCGGCCTCGACGGCGACGAACGGCGCAGGGAGATCCTGGACGACTTCAACGAACTGGTCGGCCTCCTGGACAAGGAGATCTACCAGGAGGCGGACAGGGAGCGGATCGCCGAACTGATCGTCAAGCACGACGCGCACGACGCGCGGGCGGACGACCGGCCGTTCTTCGTCAACCAGCCCCGGGGCGGCGCCAAGCTCTACACGGTCCCCGCGTCAGGAGGCCCGACCGTCAAGATCGTCGCCAAGGGGCGCCCCAAGTGGTCGGGGTGGGCCGAGCTGCGGCGGGACGACATCGGGTGGGCGGCCGTGGAGAACACCGCCCGAGTGATGGCCGAGGTGGACGCGGACATCCTGCTCACCGTCGAGGTCGAGGACCGGCTCACCCTGGACCGCTTCAACACCCAGGTGCTGGGCGGCGCGGTGGGAGGCACCCCGTATCCGTTCAACCTGCTCGTCGACGGCAACGACAGCCGTGGCATCGACGTCGGCATCCTCAGCCGGTTCCCGATCACGTCCGTGCGGTCGCACATCTTCGATCCCGGCGCGAACGGCCGGCCGGTGTTCAGCCGTGACTGCCCCGAGTTCGAGGTCGAGGTCGCCGGTGAACCGCTGTGGATCCTCGGCAACCACTTCAAGAGCAAGGGCTTCGGCAACGCCGCCGAGAACGACAGACGCCGCAAGGCGCAGGCCACGAGGGTCAGGGAGATCTACGAGGCGGCGCTCGCACGCTCCCCACGGGTCGTCGTGGCCGGAGACCTCAACGACTCCCTCGCGAGCCCCCCGATCAGACTCCTCCTCGACGCGGGCCTGCGCGAGGCCATGACGCACGACAGCTACGGCGCCCAGCCCCCGGGCACCCACGGCACCGGCAAGCGCGACGAGCAGAAGCTCGACTACCTCATGTTCAGCCCGGAGTTGTGGGACCGGGTGACGCACGTGGGCGTGGAGCGCCGTGGCATATGGGCCCCGAGAACCTTCGAGTCCTTCACCACGGTCACCTCCAAGACCGACCAGGCCTCCGACCACGCGGCCCTGTTCGCCGACGTGGACCTGTAA
- the recO gene encoding DNA repair protein RecO — translation MSLFRDDGVVLRTQKLGEADRIITLLTRGHGRVRAVARGVRRTKSKFGARLEPFSHVDVQFFARGSELIGRGLPLCTQSETIAPYGGGIVSDYARYTAGTAMLETAERFTDHEGEPAVQQYLLLVGGLRTLARGEHAPHLVLDAFLLRSLAVNGYAPTFSDCAKCGMPGPNRFFSVAAGGSVCVDCRVPGSVVPSPQTLELLAALLTGDWETADASEPRHVREGSGLVSAYLHWHLERGLRSLRYVEKS, via the coding sequence ATGAGTCTCTTCCGCGACGACGGCGTCGTCCTCCGCACCCAGAAGCTGGGGGAGGCGGATCGGATCATCACGTTGCTCACTCGGGGGCACGGGCGGGTGCGGGCCGTGGCGCGGGGGGTGCGGCGGACGAAGTCGAAGTTCGGGGCGCGGCTCGAACCCTTCTCCCATGTGGACGTGCAGTTCTTCGCGCGGGGCAGCGAGTTGATCGGCCGCGGTCTGCCCCTGTGCACCCAGAGCGAGACCATCGCTCCGTACGGCGGCGGCATCGTCAGCGACTACGCCCGCTACACCGCCGGGACGGCCATGCTGGAGACCGCCGAGCGGTTCACGGACCACGAGGGCGAGCCCGCCGTGCAGCAGTACCTGCTGCTCGTCGGCGGGCTGCGCACCCTCGCCCGCGGTGAGCACGCCCCGCACCTCGTCCTCGACGCCTTCCTGCTGCGCTCCCTCGCCGTCAACGGCTACGCCCCCACCTTCAGCGACTGCGCCAAGTGCGGCATGCCCGGCCCGAACCGGTTCTTCTCCGTCGCCGCCGGGGGCTCCGTCTGCGTGGACTGCCGGGTGCCCGGCAGCGTCGTACCCTCGCCACAGACGCTGGAACTGCTCGCCGCGCTTCTCACGGGAGACTGGGAGACCGCGGACGCGAGCGAGCCGCGGCACGTGCGGGAGGGCAGCGGGCTGGTGTCCGCCTACCTGCACTGGCATCTGGAGCGCGGCCTGCGCTCCCTTCGGTACGTGGAAAAGTCGTAA
- a CDS encoding Fur family transcriptional regulator: MTTAGPVRGRSTRQRAAVAAALDEVDEFRSAQELHDMLKHKGDSVGLTTVYRTLQSLADAGEVDVLRTSDGESVYRRCSTGDHHHHLVCRICGKAVEVEGPAVEKWADAIAAEHGFVNVAHTVEIFGTCEECAAKAS; the protein is encoded by the coding sequence GTGACGACCGCCGGACCTGTACGAGGTCGTTCCACCCGGCAGCGGGCGGCCGTGGCCGCGGCCCTGGACGAGGTCGACGAGTTCCGCAGCGCGCAGGAACTCCACGACATGCTGAAGCACAAGGGCGACTCGGTCGGGCTCACCACCGTGTACCGCACGTTGCAGTCCCTCGCCGACGCGGGCGAGGTCGATGTCCTGCGCACCTCCGACGGCGAGTCCGTGTACCGCCGCTGCTCGACCGGCGACCACCACCACCACCTGGTCTGCCGGATCTGCGGCAAGGCCGTGGAGGTGGAGGGCCCGGCGGTCGAGAAGTGGGCCGACGCGATCGCGGCGGAACACGGCTTCGTGAACGTCGCGCACACGGTGGAGATCTTCGGCACCTGCGAGGAGTGCGCAGCGAAGGCGTCGTAG
- a CDS encoding aldo/keto reductase: MQTRTLGSTGPQVSALGLGCMGMSALYAGADRAESLATIHAALEAGVTLLDTGDFYGMGHNELLIGEALRTAPAAHREQALTSVKFGALRDADGGWSGYDGRPAAVRNFAAYSLQRLGTDHIDVYRIARVDPDVPIEETVGAIADLVEKGYVRHIGLSEVGAETIRRAAATAPITDLQIEYSLISRGIEGEILPTARELGIAVTAYGVLSRGLISGHFTRDRQLAPGDFRSFSPRFQGENLQHNLDLVDALRKIAEQKGASVAQIAIAWVLSRGEDIVPLVGARRRDRLAEALGALDVTLDAADLAAIEAAVPADAAAGERYPAAQMAHLDSER; this comes from the coding sequence ATGCAGACCCGCACCCTCGGATCCACCGGCCCCCAGGTCTCCGCCCTCGGCCTCGGCTGCATGGGCATGTCCGCGCTGTACGCGGGCGCCGACCGGGCCGAGTCCCTCGCGACGATCCACGCGGCCCTCGAAGCCGGGGTCACCCTGCTGGACACCGGCGACTTCTACGGCATGGGCCACAACGAACTGCTGATCGGCGAGGCCCTGCGCACCGCGCCCGCGGCCCACCGGGAGCAGGCCCTGACCAGCGTCAAGTTCGGCGCGCTGCGCGACGCGGACGGCGGCTGGTCCGGCTACGACGGCCGCCCGGCGGCCGTGCGGAACTTCGCCGCCTACTCCCTCCAGCGCCTCGGCACCGACCACATCGACGTCTACCGGATCGCGCGGGTCGACCCCGACGTGCCGATCGAGGAGACGGTCGGTGCGATCGCCGACCTGGTCGAGAAGGGGTATGTCCGCCACATCGGCCTGAGCGAGGTGGGCGCGGAGACGATCCGCCGCGCCGCCGCCACGGCCCCGATCACGGACCTCCAGATCGAGTACTCCCTCATCTCGCGCGGCATCGAGGGGGAGATCCTGCCGACCGCGCGCGAACTGGGCATCGCGGTCACCGCGTACGGCGTCCTCTCCCGCGGGCTGATCTCCGGCCACTTCACCCGCGACCGGCAGTTGGCGCCGGGGGACTTCCGGTCCTTCTCGCCCCGCTTCCAGGGGGAGAACCTCCAGCACAACCTGGACCTGGTCGACGCCCTGCGGAAGATCGCCGAGCAGAAGGGGGCGTCGGTGGCCCAGATCGCGATCGCCTGGGTGCTCTCGCGCGGGGAGGACATCGTCCCGCTCGTCGGGGCCCGCCGCCGGGACCGCCTCGCGGAGGCGCTGGGCGCGCTGGACGTGACCCTGGACGCGGCCGACCTCGCGGCGATCGAGGCCGCCGTACCGGCCGACGCGGCGGCCGGCGAACGCTACCCGGCCGCCCAGATGGCACACCTCGACAGCGAGCGCTGA
- a CDS encoding metal ABC transporter permease codes for MEFLDYAFMQRALLAAVLVGITAPAIGIYLVQRRQALMGDGIGHVAMTGVGLGFMLSWSPVWMATLVSVVGAVLMELIRWYGKTRGDIALAMLFYGGMAGGVMLINLAPGGTNANLMSFLFGSLSTVSQEDITAICVLAAFVIVMTLALRRQLFAVSQDEEFARVTGLPVRALNLLTAVTAAVTVTVAMRVVGLLLVSALMVVPVAAAQQLTRSFAATFAIAVALGVSVTIGGTITSYYQDVPPGATIVLLAIAAFMVLTALATPLARRRARALETTVGDPAECVVPKAREAAGTGTAKNTVPATRGSAEGSAG; via the coding sequence ATGGAATTCCTCGACTACGCCTTCATGCAGCGGGCCCTGCTCGCCGCCGTCCTCGTCGGCATCACCGCCCCCGCGATCGGCATCTACCTCGTCCAGCGCCGGCAGGCCCTCATGGGCGACGGCATCGGCCACGTCGCGATGACCGGCGTCGGCCTCGGCTTCATGCTCTCGTGGTCCCCGGTGTGGATGGCGACGCTGGTGTCCGTCGTGGGCGCCGTGCTGATGGAGCTGATCCGCTGGTACGGCAAGACGCGAGGCGACATCGCGCTCGCCATGCTCTTCTACGGCGGCATGGCCGGCGGTGTGATGCTCATCAACCTCGCGCCCGGCGGCACCAACGCCAATCTGATGTCGTTCCTCTTCGGCTCGCTGTCGACCGTGTCACAGGAGGACATCACCGCGATCTGCGTGCTCGCCGCGTTCGTGATCGTGATGACGCTGGCGCTGCGCCGGCAGCTCTTCGCGGTCAGCCAGGACGAGGAGTTCGCCCGCGTCACCGGCCTGCCGGTGCGGGCGCTGAACCTGCTGACGGCGGTCACGGCGGCGGTGACCGTGACGGTCGCCATGCGCGTCGTCGGACTGCTGCTGGTGTCCGCGCTGATGGTCGTCCCCGTCGCCGCCGCGCAGCAGCTCACCCGCAGTTTCGCGGCGACCTTCGCGATCGCCGTGGCCCTCGGGGTGTCCGTGACGATCGGCGGCACGATCACCTCGTACTACCAGGACGTACCGCCCGGCGCGACGATCGTGCTGCTCGCCATCGCCGCGTTCATGGTGCTGACCGCGCTGGCGACACCGCTGGCCAGGCGCCGTGCGAGGGCCCTGGAGACGACCGTCGGGGACCCGGCGGAGTGTGTCGTCCCGAAGGCCCGGGAGGCCGCCGGGACGGGGACCGCGAAGAACACGGTTCCGGCCACGCGCGGCTCCGCCGAGGGGTCCGCGGGGTGA
- a CDS encoding YcxB family protein: MAQAAGENVELVYRAAVGDFREAVRVSARASAAGRWGRGLLLFCAGAGLFVTAVALALGVTPDAQAFVMPVAAVGGLVLLPRLQARLLHRRAAALGLHRAVLDPWGVTVAHDHGTERPARWSQVSRYAETPHTFVLLSGAHAPRLTVLPKRGLATPADADRLRAVLTREGLTRL, encoded by the coding sequence GTGGCGCAGGCCGCCGGGGAGAACGTCGAGCTGGTGTACCGGGCGGCGGTCGGGGACTTCCGCGAGGCGGTGCGGGTGTCCGCGCGCGCCTCGGCCGCCGGCCGGTGGGGGCGGGGGCTGCTGCTGTTCTGCGCCGGGGCGGGACTGTTCGTCACGGCGGTGGCGCTCGCCCTGGGCGTCACGCCCGACGCGCAGGCGTTCGTGATGCCGGTGGCGGCGGTCGGCGGCCTCGTCCTGCTGCCCCGGCTCCAGGCCCGTCTGCTGCACCGGCGGGCGGCGGCCCTGGGGCTGCACCGCGCCGTGCTGGACCCGTGGGGCGTCACCGTCGCGCACGACCACGGCACGGAGCGCCCGGCCCGCTGGTCCCAGGTCTCCCGGTACGCGGAGACCCCGCACACCTTCGTCCTCCTCAGCGGCGCCCACGCGCCCCGCCTCACCGTGCTGCCGAAGCGGGGCCTGGCGACCCCCGCCGACGCCGACCGGCTCCGCGCCGTCCTCACCCGCGAGGGCCTGACCCGGCTGTAG
- a CDS encoding HD domain-containing protein, with product MAAVTDPPLRPLPERAVTLLRSLGAPPRLAAHLRLVHDVAHELADWVERRYPELPFDRAAALFGAATHDIGKVTHLGELSGPGSAHEEAGRRLLLEHGVEPEWARFAGTHAAWTEPGTGFEDLLVSLADKVWKNKRVRELEDLVVDRLAQVSGRPAWEEFLALDDLLDPLGADADRRLAFQASYPVRP from the coding sequence CTGGCCGCCGTCACCGACCCTCCGCTGCGCCCCCTGCCGGAGCGGGCCGTGACGCTGCTGCGGAGCCTCGGCGCCCCGCCCCGGCTCGCGGCACATCTGCGGCTCGTGCACGACGTGGCGCACGAACTGGCCGACTGGGTGGAACGGCGGTACCCGGAGCTGCCGTTCGACCGCGCGGCCGCACTCTTCGGGGCCGCCACGCACGACATCGGGAAGGTCACGCACCTCGGGGAGTTGTCGGGCCCCGGTTCCGCGCACGAGGAGGCGGGACGGCGGCTGCTGCTGGAGCACGGGGTCGAGCCGGAGTGGGCCAGGTTCGCGGGGACGCACGCCGCGTGGACGGAGCCCGGCACGGGGTTCGAGGATCTGCTGGTCTCCCTGGCGGACAAGGTGTGGAAGAACAAGCGGGTGCGGGAGTTGGAGGACCTCGTCGTCGACCGGCTCGCGCAGGTGAGCGGCAGGCCCGCCTGGGAGGAGTTCCTGGCCCTCGACGACCTCCTCGACCCGCTCGGCGCCGACGCGGACCGCCGACTGGCCTTCCAGGCGTCGTACCCCGTACGCCCGTAG
- a CDS encoding metal ABC transporter ATP-binding protein, with the protein MTEPVIALRGVRAELGSRTVLRGIDLTVHRGEVVALLGANGSGKSTAVRTVIGQVPVSDGEIELFGTPRRRFRDWRRVGYVPQRTTAAGGVPATVTEIVASGRLSRTRLGILRKADREAIRHALDMVGMADRAKDSVNALSGGQHQRVLIARALACEPELLIMDEPMAGVDLASQEVLAGTLREQVAKGTTVLLVLHELGPLEPLIDRAVVLRDGCVTHDGPPPKAVGQHALPGHDHVHPHAAPGAEPVRTGLLS; encoded by the coding sequence ATGACCGAGCCCGTCATCGCGTTGCGCGGCGTCCGCGCCGAACTGGGCTCGCGCACCGTCCTGCGCGGCATCGACCTCACCGTGCACCGCGGTGAGGTCGTCGCGCTGCTCGGCGCCAACGGCTCCGGCAAGTCCACCGCCGTACGCACGGTGATCGGGCAGGTGCCGGTCAGTGACGGCGAGATCGAGCTGTTCGGCACCCCCCGGCGCCGCTTCCGCGACTGGCGGCGCGTCGGGTACGTGCCGCAGCGCACCACGGCGGCGGGCGGTGTCCCGGCGACGGTGACGGAGATCGTGGCCTCGGGCCGGCTCTCCCGCACCCGCCTCGGCATCCTCCGCAAGGCCGACCGCGAGGCGATCCGGCACGCCCTGGACATGGTCGGCATGGCGGACCGCGCCAAGGACTCGGTGAACGCCCTCTCCGGCGGCCAGCACCAGCGCGTCCTGATCGCCCGCGCCCTCGCCTGCGAACCCGAGCTGCTGATCATGGACGAGCCCATGGCCGGCGTCGACCTGGCCAGCCAGGAGGTGCTGGCCGGGACCCTGCGCGAGCAGGTCGCCAAGGGCACGACCGTGCTGCTGGTCCTCCATGAACTCGGCCCGCTGGAACCGCTGATCGACCGCGCGGTCGTCCTGCGCGACGGCTGTGTCACCCACGACGGCCCGCCCCCGAAGGCGGTCGGCCAGCACGCCCTGCCCGGCCACGACCACGTCCACCCGCACGCGGCACCGGGCGCCGAGCCCGTCCGTACGGGCCTGCTGAGCTGA